ATTTTGTATTCGAGGTTGAAGACCGATTTAAACGAACTGTTTTTTAGTTCGTAATTCGTATTTTTCGATTCTTCAATGAAATTAAAAGGTACATACCGGTCGCTGTAACCATCTATATCAGGATCATAAACATATTGTCCCGATGCATCGTAAACCGTAAGGTATGGATTTACATTACGGGTGTAACGTGCCGGGTTGGTGAAAGCGTCGGTATCTGAAATATAAGATGAACGTTTGCTCTGGTTTCCGAATAAACCGATGCTGAACGTAAGGTCTTTGGTAATTTTGATGCCGGTATTCATACTTAGGTTGAAACGATCGAAGCCGGTGCCTTTTGTCGTTCCTTGTTCGTTATAGTATCCGGCTGAAAAATAGTAATTTATTCGGTCGGTACCTCCGGATATACTGAGACCGTATTGTTGGTTGATAGCGGTTCGGTACAGGAGGTCACCCCAGTTGTCACCGGAGAACCGTAATGCGTTTATTTCTTTTTGAGCATCTGCGGGTAGAGATGCAAAGTTTCCGTCGTAATTGCCGAGTACGCCGTATTTTTTCAGAATGCGTCCTATATCTCCTTTTTCTGTCCGGTATTGTAATTCGGGATTGGCTGCGAGAGCGAGTTCGAAGTTTACTTTTTCATTAGCATTCATCAGGTTCAAACGATCGAAATCGGGTTTGGTAGAAATGAACGTTGCGGCATTTACATTTACTTTCAAGCTACCTGCTTTTCCTTTTTTAGTGGTAATAACGATAACTCCGTTTGCGGCACGGGCTCCGTATATGGCTGTAGCTGCAGCGTCTTTAAGTATGGTAATATCTTGTATATCATCGGGGTTGAGACCGGCGATAGAAGAATTGGTCAGATTGTCTATATTATCTTTGTCGGAAAAGTTGCTGGGAATATCTTCCTGTTCGAGCGGCATCCCGTCTACGACCCATAATGGATCGACGGTTCCCGAAAGAGATGCGGTTCCGCGAATACGTATTCGATTGGCTCCACCGGGAGAACCGGAAAGGGGAGTAGAGACTAAACCTGCAATCTGTCCTTCGAGAAGTTGGTCGATTCCCGAAACGCCGATCTGTTGTATCTCGTCTGCATCGATTTTGGCAATCGAAGATGTTAATTTTCGGCGTTCGATACGTTGGTATCCGGTTACGACTACATCGTTAAGTTGATGGATGTCGGTACCGAGTTTTATCCGGAAATTATCTTTACCGGAAATGTTTACTTTTTCCGATTTATACCCTAAATAGCTTACAATGACGTGTTTTACTCCTGCCGGTAACTTAAACGAAAAATGTCCGTCGATGTCAGCGACAGCACCCTGTGGGGTATAATCTTTGTATTCTTTGGCTTCAGGGTCGATAAACACAGTTGCTCCTGTTAGCGGTTCGTTTGTTTGTGCGTCGGTAATCGTCCCGGTAATCGTGCGGGTATCGATTTGTGACCACGATAAAGCAGGAGTGAAAACAAAAAGCAAAAAAAGAAGATGTTTCATTGTTTTGTGGTTTAAGTCTTGTTATTATTTCCGGCTCCGGCATTTACACAATAAATGATCCCAATGCAGGCATTGTGTCTGTATTAGAATTTAGATTATATTGTATAAATCGGTTGGAAATGAACGGAAACTCAAATGATGCCGTTAATAATTTTGGTAATACTCTTGTTTGTAAATTGATAAAAATTGTCTTTTTTAGATTTTCATTATCTCGTATGCAATATATTTATCCGAAGGCAAAAATAGATAAAAAATAAATATGCAGGATGTCCTTTTGCCGTATTTTAGTGTTTTTTATTGGTTTTAGTAGTGTAAAAAAATAAAATCAACGACTTTAAGGTCGTATTTAATGATTTTTTAGTCCATAATGAAAGCTATCTGATTTTTTTTATATAAGTATTTTTATCTTGAAATTATCGGTATTTCAGTTGATTCTATAACTTTAGAGGCAGAGGCATGGAAAGAAATTTTCATTGTGGTATTAGGCGTCAGGGTGCCTCTTTTAAATGTTTTTGCCAAAATGAAGATCAGCGGTTTTCCGTTGAGTGAAGCGGTGAGTATGCTTTCTGTCGGGGTGCCCGGTTCTTAAGGGTGGGTGGCCATATACCGGCACGTCCATCTTGTAATAAAAAACGGATTTCCCGCTAAGAGCCTCGTCGGCGATACCGTTCCGCCAGACGATGTGGCTTTTGAGCTTGCCGTTGGGGTAATAGTAGATAAACGTTCCGTTTGGCTCTCCCGGTCGTTATACACCATTATGTCGTGGGGTGTTTCGTCGTTATAGTAAGACTCAATGATCCCCGGCTTGGGAATGCCTTTTTTGAAGCGCCATACCAGATAATGGTCCCCGAAGCAGACTTTGCGGTATCCCCGAACGGGGTTGCTCTTCGTCTGCATTTTTGTTATAATACCACCATGTTGTGCTTTTATCTGTGTCGATCGTTCGCGTGTAGACGTTGCAAACGGTTTTTTGAGCCGTGGCTCTAAAACAAGAATTCCCAATATGATCGAAATCAGTAGTTTTTTCATCTACTTCAAATAATTAAGTTATGGTCTAGAAATATTAAAGATACAAATTTTTCATTTATAGCAGACGGTTGTCTTGATATCCATATTCTTTCGAATCTGATTTTTCGAAATGTTCTTTTGGTTTTTAGTCCTTATAATGATAAATATAAATAAAATATAATAAAACTATACTATTATGGATTAAATAAAGAATAAATATAGGATTTTATGTATATTTTGTGAATTCCTAAAATGTTGAACCAGGCGGAAACCGCATCACTTTTCGAGGTACACGTGATAAGAAAGAATAAAGGATTTTGTAAAATAACAGAAAAATGAAAACAACCCATTGGCTTACGGCGATTATTTTGATCTCACTTTTAATGAGTATGGATTTCAGGATCACGACGGGCTTTACATTTTCAGCGACTATCATATTTTCACGCAGTACCGTCCCGATCTCGATCTGGTTTTCAAGGTGAAAGACCGAAAAGTACTCCTCGACTCCCTTGACATGGTTCCTAACTTTTACCACGCAAATCAGTATGTATTTTTCGGCAGTCCGGCCAGTTTTACTTGGCTCAAGCTCAACGATAAACCGTTTTTGTTCCAGTTGGTGCGAACATACGGATATGTCAAAGATAAGGAGCTGTTGAAGTGGGTGCTTGACAATACGGAACATAAGAAAGACTGGTTGAGGGAACGGGTAAATAATTTTCTGGCATTCAGTGGTATCCTGACCCATCGCGATTACGAGGGCCAACTGCATTTTAACAGCGAGGTACTGGAACTGTACGACGAATCGCCGGATGACTATTGGTTGGCTAACGTGTCCGAGTATCTGGACTATATAGCGTACGAGGGTTCGTACGAAGGTTGCATGATACCAGACGAGGGTTATGAGCAATTCTCGGAAAACCGGGCTTTGATTTTCTGGACTTTTGCCGAACAGGCGGAAGTCGTAGCCCGGTTGTTATATTGGACAGATCTTCACATGCAGGACCATGAGAAAACGAATATGGCGGCGTTCTACATGGTGGCCCGGAACCGCGATGAATACGACGCTGAGTTTAAACGCAAAAACTATTACGGAATCGAGGGATTCGAGGAGTTGTGGGAGCGGGCCAAGATCAGCGGGCAGGGAACTTCCGAATTAACCGTAGATTAAAAGTCTGTTTTTTTGCGGCCTGAAAGCGAAGCTTGCTTTATTTAGGGGTGATATTGTTTTCGTTAATAAGGAATGTAATTGAGTAAACCGTATGTATACGGTATAAATATAGTGCCTCGGAAGCGTTGTTATCGAAGCCTTCGTAGCGTCGATTTGCTCATAGTCTCATTTTTTATCCTTATCTTTGTACACACTTATTGAAATCATGAGGAGGGAAACATTATGCCATTAAACATTCCGGCAGAATTACCTGCAGTAGAGCTGCTGAAAACCGAGAATATATTTGTAATGGATGACCGGCAGGCGTCTGCTCAGGACATACGTCCTTTACGTATCGTTATTCTGAATTTGATGCCTTTGAAAATTACTACGGAAACCGATTTGATAAGGTTACTGTCGAATACCCCGTTACAGGTAGAAATCGATCTGCTTAAAGCATCGGAACACACTCCGAAAAATACGCCCATAGAGCATATGCTGGCGTTTTACAAAGATTTTGATGAAATAAGAGATGAGACTTATGATGGTATGATTATCACGGGAGCACCAGTTGAGCTGATTGCTTATGAAGAGGTAGATTACTGGAAAGAAATCGAGGTTATTTTCGATTGGGCCCGTTCTCATGTTACATCGACCTTGTATATTTGCTGGGCAGCACAGGCCGGTTTGTATCATTTTTATGGGGTTCCTAAATACTCTCTCCCTAAAAAAATGTTCGGAGTTTTCAGACATACGGTAAACGATTCGCAAAACCCGATTTTCAGGGGATTCGATGATGAATTTTATGTTCCCCACAGTCGTCATACCGAAATAAGAAAAGAAGATATATTGAAAGTAAAGGATCTTACACTATTGTCCGAATCAGAAGAGTCGGGGGTTTATATCGTAATGGCACGAGGTGGACGTGAGTTTTTTATTACTGGTCATTCCGAATATTCTCCATTAACACTCGATACGGAATATCGGCGTGATTTGGGGAAAGGATTGCCCATTGATCTTCCGCGTAATTATTATCTGGATGATGATCCTGGCAAAGG
Above is a genomic segment from Coprobacter tertius containing:
- the metA gene encoding homoserine O-acetyltransferase MetA, which encodes MPLNIPAELPAVELLKTENIFVMDDRQASAQDIRPLRIVILNLMPLKITTETDLIRLLSNTPLQVEIDLLKASEHTPKNTPIEHMLAFYKDFDEIRDETYDGMIITGAPVELIAYEEVDYWKEIEVIFDWARSHVTSTLYICWAAQAGLYHFYGVPKYSLPKKMFGVFRHTVNDSQNPIFRGFDDEFYVPHSRHTEIRKEDILKVKDLTLLSESEESGVYIVMARGGREFFITGHSEYSPLTLDTEYRRDLGKGLPIDLPRNYYLDDDPGKGPIVKWRGHANLLFSNWLNYFVYQQTPYDIRDIR